In Fusarium fujikuroi IMI 58289 draft genome, chromosome FFUJ_chr02, the genomic stretch CTACCCATCTATGTGCAAAATAACAAATGCTCAATATCTCCAGGATGGGCTGGAACTACTAGTACTGCCCGTGATGCAACGCGTTCATGATAAGGTTAACTTCACTTTATCTTACATTGGCCGGTATGTCGACACACAGCTATATCTTAATATGAGACTAAAATTCGGCTCCATAGGCCAACTGCCAACGACGGTGTCGACTGCATGCATGGCCCTTCAGAATGCATGGGCAACATCATCGAGCTCTGCGCCCGCGAACTCTACCCCGATCCCAAGATCAACCTCGGCTTCATCATGTGTCTAAGCCGCGACTACAGTGAAATCCCCGAACGCTCCCTCGTCGAAGACTGCGCTCTTGAGTCCGCGATCGATTTCCAGCAACTTAACGACTGCGCTGTAAGGGAGGACGGTGCCTATGGTTTGAGCCTCCTACGGGATAGCATCAAGAGAACTGCAGATGTATACCACACTCGTCTCTAATACCATGCGCGTGCTAATATGATCGATAGGCCGGTGTGACGAAGAGCGCCACTATTCGTCTCGATAACAAAATCTACTGCATCCGCGACGGTGGCGAGTGGACCGACTGTCCCAACGGTTCTGGCGTCAACGATCTAATTATTGCGATCGAGAAGCTACGCCGCTAGACTTGAGTGGCTCGAAAATCTCGGTCCACAACTCACTTGCCTCTCCTAGCGTATAGCTCATAGCAATGCTATCCATACCCGCCTCGTCGTCTCCCGCCATTGCGCCCAGCGTTTCTATGATACCCTCGAGTCCGACTGCCTTTCCCGTCGCCTGAGTGGCCCCCGCTTCGAGCTGGACATGAACAATATGAATGTGGAAGTGGTAATATGTGGGCTGGTAATGCACATAGAGTTTCAGCTGGTCCGGCTCGATCGATGGATACGTCTTGACAGTGGCATCGATAAGATGGGTCTTCATGTGCTGCAGCCAGGGGATGTGCTTCTTGCGAAGGTCTCTCAGCGACCAGATATCCCGTCGTTCGACCAGCGCTAGCAGGTGCAGCGCATCGAGCGTCTTGCGGTCCCAGTTGAGGTCTGGCAGCATGAGGAAACCCTCATCGCCGGCCTCGCCAAGCTTCGTTCTGTAGATCACATCTTCTACCTCCTTGCGTCCTTCAATAATGTTAAATACCCAATTGAGTCGTCCTTCCTCCCTCTTGCTGAGCATATACGGTCGAATGTGGTCTCTGTAAACATCTGGTGTCTCCGTCACGAACCGAACACCCTGCTTGCTGTACTTTTTGACGTGCGTTTCGGTACATGGGTAAATCAGGTTGATTTTGAGATCGGCGAAGAAGTCGGCGTCGTCAGGTTTGGTCGTCTCAGTGCCGCTACGGCCCATAAACCAGTGATAGATATCATTTGCGCCCAGATTCTGAATCCGTGCGAGCTGGGCGGGAACATCGGTGAGGTAGGTCTGCGAGGTTGGGAATGGAGCCCGTTCCAGGATCAGTAGAGCTGGCTGGTCGTCGATAGAACCATAGAGGGAGATGCGACGAcctgcttgatcttggtttAGGACGCGACCGAGCTTGAATTTGGGCACTAGGGCCTCCGCCTTTGCTTTGACGTCGGCCATCGTTGAtttgagatggaaaagaCTTGGCTGTGGTCTACAACTCTGCCCCTCTTTAGCAGTAGAGGAATTGACGGGAGGGAACACCCCACGGTGGGGCTTCTGTTGACACCACTCCACAGCGGTAGACAGAGGAACCCGCATTCCATGAGATCTCAAACATGGATGGACCCTTGGTCGCTTACTAGGCGGCTAGCTTATGGCATTCAACTGGAATTCTACTTTTAACTTCACTGCTTGAAGAGACCGAGTAGTGTATATATCATCAGAAATAATGAACTTATTTGCAGTATCGCTAAAAAGTCGTTAGGCGTCGTAGCCGCCCATGAAGAAGGTGCTCTATCTATGGTAGTGAgtgtttatttatttaacaTCATCATAAGAAGCCTTGAAGGCGTAAGGAACGTGGTGCGGCTACTTCATCTtgccgccatcttctctcctctcgtCCCCTTGTTTTCCTCACGCATTACTTGCACTGTGGTCCTCAATTCTGCAAAACAGTAATCCTGGGTGGTTCGCACCGGGTATATAATTCAACGCTAGAATTGAAAGTAAGGACTTGAGTCCTAAATTCGTCATAATCTCGAAGGTCAAAGACGAATAACGGCGTGATACAGATGGTTGGTAAGTTGATCGGGGTTGGGATATCTCCGAACGGCGTAGCGTGGTAAGTGATATTCGTATTGAACTTGCGAAGATATCGGATGAAGTTTGTGCTGCAGATGCCAACAGGGTATGCCGAGAAACCAGAACGCCATAGCCGTTAAACCAATGCACCGATAACGTGTACCTTCCAGGGCAGTATTCAAGTTAAGGTGTCGTGACTGTATTAATCATGAGAATGATGAGTGAGCATTGAAGCCATTGGAACCAGTTTCCGTTGATCCATCACCCTCAATTGTCTTCCTCCAGTGTTCGGGGCGACAGACACAAACCAGAGGGAATGCTTTTATTTCGCCCTCTGCAGCAGGGGAGCTATCGCGGCGTCCCGACGCGTTCGAGACGCCACTATCGcgttgagcttgtcgtcGAGCCTCCCACTCATCTGCTCGCTCGTTGAGCATCACACCTGTCGCCCAACCATCGTCCCATATGCCCACAACCTTGAGCATATCTCCCCGTTCCAAGGCGAATTCGTCGGTTGCCCGTGGTTGATAAGCCCAAAGAACAGCTATTCGGTCACCGGGGTGAATGTCGTCCTGAGAATAGTAGTCCTTGAAAAATGGCAACTGCTCGGATTGCTGGCTAGCGACGCCCTGAGGCGATGAGAATCCCCCCGACTAGATGGGGACTGCGGTACAGAGCTGCCAAGGGCCGAACTACTTGAGAGTGAGCCGTGTCGTCGAGGTTTAGTCGGTGGTGGGCGAAGGACTCCGCCACGCGTTTCTGATGAGGGTGGGCTTGACGTGAACTCGtcagatgatgaatgatCCCTGCGTGGATATGTGCCTACAGCACCGATACCACCGGCGGCTGATGAAGTgtcgcgatgatgagaaggtgAATCGCCAGAATGACCTTCGAGAGCAGACATCCGTGCTATACGTCCACCGGGAAGAACTTCGTATCCTTGAGGGGCGGCTGAGGGCGCTGCTTGAGCCATGGTTGTTCCACCTTGTCGGGCCGGCGAAGGCTGGTTGAAAATGCTTCCCTTGGGACTGCTCGGTCGTCGTCTCCTTCTGAGGCACAACAGGAGGCCAAGGGCAAGCAAACCGAGACCGGCAAGGACGCCAACAACGATACCAGCGATTGCTCCGCCGCTAAgaccccctcctcctccttcatcgtcatcttcgtcggaGTTGTCATTTCCGCTACCTGCAGTGCTTGATCCAGTAGCcgaagatgttggtgataCTCGGGTAAATGTCATGGTGGCGGTCAAAGTCGGTAATTTGACATCTTTGCATCGTTCCTCGGCATTTGAGTTGTAACAGCAAGTGTCGGTCGAGTTAAGACCGCCTGAACCACAATAGGTACAGAGTCCCACGGTGCTGTTGCCGTAGCCACAGTTCTGTGACTCGTTCTCGATTGCTGGAATACATGTCTTACTGTCCAGAGAGCCACCAGGAAGGGCACAATTCGTGAAGTCTGCTCTGATCAGCTGAAGCAGATTGCTTGACGGGTTCGAACAGAGCTCGTCGTCTGATGTTAAATAAGCCTCGCTCTGGGCATACTCAGCGCAACTGTCGGCGCAAAGAGGTCGCGACTGCGATGCTGACAGGCCACAGGGCTCAATAGAGTTCTGAACAATGGAATTGCATAACacggtggtggtgaagcGAGCATACAAGTCGCTGGTGTTAGTCAAGTCAAGATTGCTGCATCCGAACAAAGATTGATATCTACGAGTTGTTAGAATTGCTTAAAAATGTTAGTCCTCGGTTGACTTACTGCCTCTGGACATAATCTCTCTGCACATAATCCGAAAGCTGGCTATCGAAAGATGCTCTGTCGGAAACATATCGCAAGAAAGGGCTATTTGTGAAGTTAGTAGATTGAGGAGTCACCAGACAAGAGAACTCACAAGAACTCAAGCAGACTATCTCCAGTAGAGATGGATGCGGATGCGAATGCTGGGCAAGCTTTTGAATCCTTTAAAGATATACAGTTCGAACTTTGAGCCGAAACAACCATTGGTGATGCAGAAAGTAAGCCAAGAATGACACTCTTAGGGGTGACATAGTTCCGCGACTGGCGAGCCCTCGAAGGGACCGTGTCTTGCTTGAGCGCAGCCATCTGCAAAGTTGGGTTGGTGGACAAAGTTCGACAAGCTGATGCAGGAATCGGTGATGTCTTAAGCTGCAATAACACCTAGGTCATGGTCGTCGGGATAAGAACTTTGAATGATTTGCCTGATTCGTCAAAGAGTTGTGGTCTGAAGTGGTCGATGCAATGGTCGATGGAGAGATGTTGGGCGGTTAATAATCGTAGCCAAAAACTGCTCTCCTGAGCAAACAAGTGAGTGAATGTGTGATTAGTTTaggttgaagaagtcgaaTTGTCAGAGCGCAATCGATTTCGTGACGTTCTCAAACGATAGTAGCAGTTGGTGAAAGATTAAATTACGATTAATTTTCCACAGAGGGAAAGAGCGAATGTCGTAAACGAATTAAAGAAGGTGAGATGGTCCTCGAGAAACGGCCCCTTTCGAGAGAAAACGGACCTGGAAGTTCGTTCCTTTCGATTGTCGTTCAGGCTCGAGTTGATTGAGCGCGTGCAATTGGAGGCAAACCAGGTGATGCTACGCACACTGGCTGGGCACGGGTGGGGGAGAAGGAAgggggagaagaaagagaagaagaaattcGACTCGAGCGAAGAGATCCCAGCGACTTCAGACCCGGCAGCGGACGCGACGGATGGTGGTTGAAGATTAACCCTGGCTGGGATATTAGGGGGTGCGTTAAGGCAGTGCGAACCGCCTTGGGGGTCCGGTGAGAGAAGGATGACACGGGTGCGCAGtgggagagagagaagagggagagacaGCGAAGGAAGCAGGGATTTAGAGAAACATGAAGGACCTGAGGATGATCAGAGTGGGCGAAAGTCGTGCCGGCGCCTGGTGTTTGGACCCCATGCTCCTGGCCAAACAAACTGACTGGAGGGAAATGGCGATAGCCAGGGTGAGTCGGGTCATTCTAGGCCCAAAGAGGAATAGGCCAGGGCCAGCTAGGACAACGGCCAAGTCTCAGATGTATTTTTGCTCCAAGATTGTATGATTCAGATACCTGCTCTTCTCAGCCAGCCTGCACTTGTTTAATCTTGGGGAACAAGGATCCAACGGAAGCCGAGCAGGGTAATTAGCGCTATTTTAGCCGTCCACCACTTAAACAGCGCCTTCCATGGCCTTTCCGGGCCGCTATTTATCACTACTTGACCCCATAAACCTAGCACCAGCACCACGTTGCTGGGTCTCCATAACTTAGTTAGCGAGACTTTGCATTGATTGATGAATcttttgttgatgatatgTTTAACAATGGTTCTGTTGCTAAGACACAAACACGGACACGGACACAGAGCACACAACGCTCACCCAGATTGTTGTGGTCAATGCAATCTGCAAGGAGGGACTCCTCCGAAAGTTAGTCGCCTCCAACGACAGCATCTTGTCTGCAAGTCATCGTCATTCCCTCCCCCTCACATCAGATCTTGACCCATTTGTGTCTCGACTCAGATCCAACTTTGCCTTCCCTATTCCCAATTGCGCTCGACTCCACGTGCACTAGTCAGACTCAGAATTTATGAAACTTCTAGCCCAGTCGGATCTCATCGACACAACGTTAGCCTCCACGCTCGACATCCATTCAATCGACCTCCTTGCGTTAATGACTCTCTGTTGCGCGACCATGCACAACAGCGAAAATAAGTATTTTGTTACTTCCTTTCTGATTTGCCGTGATTTCGCTTTCTACCGCCGCTCTTCATCTGTTTATTGTCACACACATGATGAAGGGAGAATGCAGCCAGCGTTGCGCGCAAAGTGGAAAACAAAAAGCTTGTGAGAGAAAACGCGCAAGTCTCGGCGATTGCTGGCAAGTATACGCAACCACAAACGGAAACGTTTGTCCAGAAATGGttcaagagaaaagaaacgcATCGGATGCAACCCTCTCACCGTTCTGCCGTGCAGCCACCCCAATCTTGGTCGTCAATGTGAACTGTCAGTTCGATGGGCGACTGGCTGAGACGTGCCCCAGCTTAGTAAAATAATGTTTACTTTTTCTTCAAGATTACATTTTGAACATCTGCCCTATTGTAACTCTGGCCAACTGTTCACTCCAGCAATATATCTCATACACGCATTTTCATTTGCGGTATTTTGGGGACGACTGCTTCTCTTTCTATTACCTTGTGTAGCTCGCCCAGTAGCTCTTGTCAACGTCGCATCGCCGCACAGCGTAACATTATGACCTTCTTGTGCCTCTTGCGTGCTCTAGTGGAGACCCTGTCATATGTCATGGATTGTATTAGGGGATTTTCCAGTAATTGCGATGGTAATGCCGATATGCATAAAGCGGGTGTTTTGTGtcatgatggatgttgaAACATACAACACAATGCCTTTGAGATTGATGTTCGGGAAATGTGACAGAACTCCTGCCCCCATACTCATGATCTTAAGTTCCTGGCCTTCGAACGCCTCACAGTTCCAACTTGACCCAGTATTCAATTGTCAGAAGCGATATCTTCTAGAGTATCAATGAATAATTTTATTCATAAAAATATCGGTACGTATAACAAGCTCGGGTTCCTGCAGATTAATTTCCAGCCCTTGTCCAACCCCTGCTCTCGCTGGAAGCGCGTTTCGCCTGGACAAGGAACATCACGAACCGCTTTGTCACGCCACGATGTGACCCTGTTTTCCGCTGCTCTTTGGGGGAGTAGTTGTCGAAACGAGGATGCGCTATCACTGTTTAAAAGCCACTACCGGTCAAGCGAAGTGAGCTGCTTGGTAGTGTGTCGATCAACAAACTGTTATCGGCACAGAGGGCAGAGTAAAGCAGTAGGCCtcagggggcaagaaaacagcaagCCTTACTGTagggtattaaaataaacttggtaaaagtcatcctaagcTCAGgtaggctatattacctaagtctttttatcattaaGGGTTGAGGTCTtgtattttctttcctcccttaGGTAGGATGCGTGAGACACGGCGTGATCGAAAACAtttgtctttggtgaagCCACCTGGATTAATATGTACACTTGATGCCGGTCGATGCTTTCCCGTCCTCACGATTTCTCATTGATTGGATGGATCGGATTGATCAAGTGCTTAGACCTGGAGATTAGCTGTTAAGTTGTGTTTGACGAGCCAATCGCGTCGTAGGTTCCAGGACATCATTGTTGGAGTCGGCAGTCCATTGTCAGTTATCACCTTAGCAGGTCTCAGAATACATTATCTTTCTTAAAACTTCTCAATAGGGCCTACATCATGTTCTTAGCCTAGGTGATAAGAAAATAGGTCTTCCAAGCGAAGGGAGATACAGACGAGGTAGGTACTAAGATTAGGACTTGTTTATGATACAACACAGCTACCCTAAACACTCTTTTCCAGACCTTGgtatttttaactttatctgCTACTCCGTTAGGCACTTGACACTCGTATCAAGACAAGGCCCCTCAACAAATATTTAGAAGGCATTGCAAAAGAAAATACGTGATATCTGCATACATAGGCATCATATAGGCGCAGATCAACCCAAGCTACGCCGTCTAACACTGCCGGATTGGTAGTATGGGCCGAGGCATATGCGGGACTAGTTTGCACGcattattaatacttaaccATTCCCAGATGCTCAGTCCAAGAATAACCACTCAACATCATTAGGCATACATCATGAGGCTCAAGGAAACGAAAAAACTCTTCACCGCCGTCAAAGTGGGAAAAGTCGAGCTTCAGCACCGAGTGGTGCTTGCTCCTTTGACACGACGACGTGCAGATGAGACCACAGCAGTCCCGGCGCCCTATGCTGCAGAATACTATGCTCAAAGAGCATCTTCTGGTGGTCTACTCATCTCTGAAGGCACCTTCATCGCTCATGAGGCCGGTGGGATGTCGCGTGTACCGGGTATCTACTCTCAAGAGCAGATAGCAGCATGGAAGACGATAACGGCTGCTGTACATGCCAAAGGAGGCTTTATTTTCTGTCAGCTCTGGGCCCTGGGGTAACCACATCAATACGCAACATGTGTGTATCGAGACTGAATACTAACTGTGACCTGCAGCCGAGTTGCGAACCCGAAGATTGTTCCCCATGTCTGGAGCGCCGGTTCTGTGCCCTTCGATGCGAAGGGTACTGGGTCGGCTGAGCCGCCCGCTAAGTTCACAGTGATGACAGAATCTGATATTGATAGATTCGTGGGACATTACCGACAAGCTGCTCTCAATGCCATCAAGGCAGGCTTTGACGGAGTTGAAATTCATGGAGCAAATGGATATGTGAGTCTCGAAAGCTACAAAGCGATGTTTGCGCCGCTAACTTTGCCTATAGCTTATTGACCAATTCGTGAGTTCAGTGCTCTCTCCCAGAAACTGCCACTGAAACCTTTATAGCTGCAAACCAACAGTAATAACCGCACGGATTCGTATGGAGGTACACTCGAAAACCGTTTCCGCTTTCCATTGAAAGTCCTCAATGCTGTCTGTGAGGCAATCGGCTCTGATCGCGTTGCAATTCGCATGAGCCCCTTTTCGAGATTCCAAGGCATGCGTGAGACCGAACCTCTGGCTGTCTTCGCCCCCTGGGCTgaagccatcatcaaagccCAGCCATCTCTGGCATTCATCCATGCAGTTGAACCTAGGATCGCAGGAGGAAGTGATTCTCCTGACAAAATCTTGGAAGAGAACGAAAATCTCGCTCCCATTCGAAAGATCGTTGGCAGTTCAGAGATTAAGTTCATTGTGGCAGGAGGGTATACACCTGAAACTGCAGTTATGCATGCAGCTCAGACCGATGACCTTGTAGCTTTTGGACGCTTCTTCATTCGTAAGTTATGTGATCAATTTCCCCAAAAATGTACTGAACTAGCAACAGCAAACCCTGATCTACCAGCCCGAATTCAGAATGGTTGGCCGCTGACGAAATACGATCGTTCGCTATTCTATACGCCTGAT encodes the following:
- a CDS encoding probable NADPH2 dehydrogenase chain OYE2, yielding MRLKETKKLFTAVKVGKVELQHRVVLAPLTRRRADETTAVPAPYAAEYYAQRASSGGLLISEGTFIAHEAGGMSRVPGIYSQEQIAAWKTITAAVHAKGGFIFCQLWALGRVANPKIVPHVWSAGSVPFDAKGTGSAEPPAKFTVMTESDIDRFVGHYRQAALNAIKAGFDGVEIHGANGYLIDQFLQTNSNNRTDSYGGTLENRFRFPLKVLNAVCEAIGSDRVAIRMSPFSRFQGMRETEPLAVFAPWAEAIIKAQPSLAFIHAVEPRIAGGSDSPDKILEENENLAPIRKIVGSSEIKFIVAGGYTPETAVMHAAQTDDLVAFGRFFIPNPDLPARIQNGWPLTKYDRSLFYTPDEHGYTDYPAYKPEASRL
- a CDS encoding related to SH3 domain protein; its protein translation is MAALKQDTVPSRARQSRNYVTPKSVILGLLSASPMVVSAQSSNCISLKDSKACPAFASASISTGDSLLEFFPFLRYVSDRASFDSQLSDYVQRDYVQRQYQSLFGCSNLDLTNTSDLYARFTTTVLCNSIVQNSIEPCGLSASQSRPLCADSCAEYAQSEAYLTSDDELCSNPSSNLLQLIRADFTNCALPGGSLDSKTCIPAIENESQNCGYGNSTVGLCTYCGSGGLNSTDTCCYNSNAEERCKDVKLPTLTATMTFTRVSPTSSATGSSTAGSGNDNSDEDDDEGGGGGLSGGAIAGIVVGVLAGLGLLALGLLLCLRRRRRPSSPKGSIFNQPSPARQGGTTMAQAAPSAAPQGYEVLPGGRIARMSALEGHSGDSPSHHRDTSSAAGGIGAVGTYPRRDHSSSDEFTSSPPSSETRGGVLRPPPTKPRRHGSLSSSSALGSSGVASQQSEQLPFFKDYYSQDDIHPGDRIAVLWAYQPRATDEFALERGDMLKVVGIWDDGWATGVMLNERADEWEARRQAQRDSGVSNASGRRDSSPAAEGEIKAFPLVCVCRPEHWRKTIEGDGSTETGSNGFNAHSSFS
- a CDS encoding related to histidine triad protein member, which gives rise to MADVKAKAEALVPKFKLGRVLNQDQAGRRISLYGSIDDQPALLILERAPFPTSQTYLTDVPAQLARIQNLGANDIYHWFMGRSGTETTKPDDADFFADLKINLIYPCTETHVKKYSKQGVRFVTETPDVYRDHIRPYMLSKREEGRLNWVFNIIEGRKEVEDVIYRTKLGEAGDEGFLMLPDLNWDRKTLDALHLLALVERRDIWSLRDLRKKHIPWLQHMKTHLIDATVKTYPSIEPDQLKLYVHYQPTYYHFHIHIVHVQLEAGATQATGKAVGLEGIIETLGAMAGDDEAGMDSIAMSYTLGEASELWTEIFEPLKSSGVASRSQ